The following coding sequences lie in one Xylocopa sonorina isolate GNS202 chromosome 7, iyXylSono1_principal, whole genome shotgun sequence genomic window:
- the Puml gene encoding pummelig isoform X2 produces MADHEIVKSKSWSASSSTMLRAAEKKILSCLRTAYRGWYVDIGPVVGTSDKIWTISLNEESPKTPIVLLHGLGAGVALWCLNLDALASQRPVYAIDILGFGRSSRPTFSNEAQEAESQLVRSIEEWRREMQLEKFVLLGHSMGGFLAASYTMQHPERIKHLILADPWGFPERPVERISRAPMWVKVIAYIIEPLNPLWPVRVAGPFGQWLIEKTRPDIVKKFTPVLKDDTAVVSQYLHQCNAQTPSGESAFHAMMQHFGWAKNPIVRRMDKLSPEIPITLLYGSRSWVDNSSWETLKQARSSSYINVQAITGAGHHVYADKSEIFNKYVLEACNLSDSIPHLTASNIRPNVKSVNDQQVSLILESEEVDSKTIQEQELNTPQTRSS; encoded by the exons ATGGCAGATCATGAAATTGTCAAATCGAAAAG TTGGTCTGCGTCTTCTTCAACTATGTTACGTGCTGCGGAAAAGAAAATTCTTTCTT GTTTGAGAACTGCATATCGAGGATGGTACGTGGATATAGGACCAGTTGTAGGAACATCGGATAAAATATGGACCATTTCCTTGAACGAGGAATCACCAAAGACGCCAATCGTTCTATTGCATGGTTTAGGAGCAGGGGTAGCACTTTGGTGTCTAAATCTTGATGCATTGGCTTCTCAGAGACCAGTGTATGCCATTGATATACTag GTTTTGGTAGAAGTAGTCGACCTACTTTTAGTAACGAAGCACAAGAAGCTGAAAGTCAGCTAGTTCGTTCTATAGAAGAATGGAGGAGGGAAATGCAGTTGGAAAAATTTGTATTGCTGGGTCATTCGATGGGTGGCTTTCTGGCAGCATCATATACTATGCAACATCCTGAAAGAATTAAACATCTTATTCTTGCCGACCCTTGGGGGTTTCCCGAAAGACCTGTAGAACGAATTTCGAGGGCTCCCATGTGGGTAAAAGTTATAGCGTATATCATCGAACCATTAAACCCATTATGGCCAGTTAGAGTAGCTGGTCCATTCG GACAATGGTTAATTGAAAAAACAAGGCCAGATATAGTAAAAAAGTTTACACCTGTACTAAAGGATGATACTGCTGTCGTTTCGCAATATTTGCATCAATGCAATGCACAAACACCATC TGGTGAGAGTGCGTTTCACGCAATGATGCAACACTTTGGCTGGGCCAAAAATCCAATTGTTAGAAGGATGGACAAGTTAAGTCCCGAAATTCCCATAACTCTTCTATATGGTAGCCGATCTTGGGTAGACAATTCGTCGTGGGAAACGCTTAAACAAGCTAGATCATCATCTTATATTAATGTTCAG GCAATAACAGGAGCAGGACATCATGTTTATGCCGATAAAAgtgaaatttttaataaatatgtaTTAGAAGCATGTAATCTAAGTGATTCGATACCCCATTTAACTGCGTCGAATATTCGTCCAAACGTTAAGTCTGTAAATGATCAACAGGTTTCACTCATTTTAGAAAGCGAAGAGGTTGACTCAAAGACCATACAGGAACAAGAATTAAACACGCCACAAACACGATCTAGTTGA
- the LOC143425695 gene encoding uncharacterized protein LOC143425695, which produces MNVLNKVFMEHITDLMSTGEIEPKILDRNIEISHIKVTPDFKLINVFWIDHNLQESDTEELLKKCTFQLRHELSQLRVIGNVPPVQFVKCKGIAKLKEVERKLNALDFDAEHVSTPYPNDIHHIVTAKILVNNKEIESVKNGSENSFSVSVPMMKHNVFGLDHYRIMTKIKASLNKTRKNRKEQAINVDSKHSSKLNVDKVPSFITEKEQEEQFKEFLVQKRKQQRFMLKKRRSRKNDFIYDLEEQNDNDFYDYTLNNKHDDFDDIQDDDDFDEYVDKEFDKKH; this is translated from the exons ATGAATGTTTTGAATAAGGTCTTTATGGAGCATATTACAGACCTGATGTCAACTGGTGAAATAGAGCCAAAAATTCTAgatagaaatatagaaatatcaCATATAAAAGTAACACCTGATTTTAAACTTATAAATGTATTTTGGATAGACCATAATCTACAGGAATCCGACACAGAGGAACTATTGAAAAAATGTACCTTCCAATTGAGGCATGAGCTGTCTCAACTTCGTGTTATAGGTAATGTGCCACCTGTTCAATTTGTCAAATGTAAAGGTATTGCAAAACTGAAAGAGGTAGAGCGAAAATTGAATGCTTTGGATTTTGATGCGGAACATGTATCTACTCCGTATCCAAATGATATACATCACATAGTTACCGCTAAAATCCTAGTGAACAATAAAGAAATAGAAAGTGTTAAAAATGGTTCAGAAAATAGCTTTAGCGTATCTGTTCCAATGATGAAACACAATGTATTTGGATTGGATCATTATCGAATTATGACAAAG ATAAAAGCTTCATTAAACAAGACCAGAAAAAATCGTAAGGAACAAGCAATAAATGTAGACTCGAAACATTCTTCCAAATTAAATGTAGACAAAGTTCCAAGTTTCATAACAGAGAAAGAACAAGAAGAACAGTTCAAGGAATTCTTAGTTCAAAAACGAAAGCAGCAAAGATTCATGTTGAAGAAAAGACGATCTAGAAAAAATGATTTTATTTATGATCTTGAGGAACAAAATGATAATGATTTTTATGACTATACATTAAATAATAAACATGATGATTTTGATGACATTCAAGATGATGATGATTTTGATGAATatgttgacaaagaatttgacAAAAAACATTAA
- the Puml gene encoding pummelig isoform X1: MADHEIVKSKSWLWEWFSWSASSSTMLRAAEKKILSCLRTAYRGWYVDIGPVVGTSDKIWTISLNEESPKTPIVLLHGLGAGVALWCLNLDALASQRPVYAIDILGFGRSSRPTFSNEAQEAESQLVRSIEEWRREMQLEKFVLLGHSMGGFLAASYTMQHPERIKHLILADPWGFPERPVERISRAPMWVKVIAYIIEPLNPLWPVRVAGPFGQWLIEKTRPDIVKKFTPVLKDDTAVVSQYLHQCNAQTPSGESAFHAMMQHFGWAKNPIVRRMDKLSPEIPITLLYGSRSWVDNSSWETLKQARSSSYINVQAITGAGHHVYADKSEIFNKYVLEACNLSDSIPHLTASNIRPNVKSVNDQQVSLILESEEVDSKTIQEQELNTPQTRSS; the protein is encoded by the exons ATGGCAGATCATGAAATTGTCAAATCGAAAAG TTGGTTGTGGGAATGGTTTAGTTGGTCTGCGTCTTCTTCAACTATGTTACGTGCTGCGGAAAAGAAAATTCTTTCTT GTTTGAGAACTGCATATCGAGGATGGTACGTGGATATAGGACCAGTTGTAGGAACATCGGATAAAATATGGACCATTTCCTTGAACGAGGAATCACCAAAGACGCCAATCGTTCTATTGCATGGTTTAGGAGCAGGGGTAGCACTTTGGTGTCTAAATCTTGATGCATTGGCTTCTCAGAGACCAGTGTATGCCATTGATATACTag GTTTTGGTAGAAGTAGTCGACCTACTTTTAGTAACGAAGCACAAGAAGCTGAAAGTCAGCTAGTTCGTTCTATAGAAGAATGGAGGAGGGAAATGCAGTTGGAAAAATTTGTATTGCTGGGTCATTCGATGGGTGGCTTTCTGGCAGCATCATATACTATGCAACATCCTGAAAGAATTAAACATCTTATTCTTGCCGACCCTTGGGGGTTTCCCGAAAGACCTGTAGAACGAATTTCGAGGGCTCCCATGTGGGTAAAAGTTATAGCGTATATCATCGAACCATTAAACCCATTATGGCCAGTTAGAGTAGCTGGTCCATTCG GACAATGGTTAATTGAAAAAACAAGGCCAGATATAGTAAAAAAGTTTACACCTGTACTAAAGGATGATACTGCTGTCGTTTCGCAATATTTGCATCAATGCAATGCACAAACACCATC TGGTGAGAGTGCGTTTCACGCAATGATGCAACACTTTGGCTGGGCCAAAAATCCAATTGTTAGAAGGATGGACAAGTTAAGTCCCGAAATTCCCATAACTCTTCTATATGGTAGCCGATCTTGGGTAGACAATTCGTCGTGGGAAACGCTTAAACAAGCTAGATCATCATCTTATATTAATGTTCAG GCAATAACAGGAGCAGGACATCATGTTTATGCCGATAAAAgtgaaatttttaataaatatgtaTTAGAAGCATGTAATCTAAGTGATTCGATACCCCATTTAACTGCGTCGAATATTCGTCCAAACGTTAAGTCTGTAAATGATCAACAGGTTTCACTCATTTTAGAAAGCGAAGAGGTTGACTCAAAGACCATACAGGAACAAGAATTAAACACGCCACAAACACGATCTAGTTGA
- the Puml gene encoding pummelig isoform X3 yields MLRAAEKKILSCLRTAYRGWYVDIGPVVGTSDKIWTISLNEESPKTPIVLLHGLGAGVALWCLNLDALASQRPVYAIDILGFGRSSRPTFSNEAQEAESQLVRSIEEWRREMQLEKFVLLGHSMGGFLAASYTMQHPERIKHLILADPWGFPERPVERISRAPMWVKVIAYIIEPLNPLWPVRVAGPFGQWLIEKTRPDIVKKFTPVLKDDTAVVSQYLHQCNAQTPSGESAFHAMMQHFGWAKNPIVRRMDKLSPEIPITLLYGSRSWVDNSSWETLKQARSSSYINVQAITGAGHHVYADKSEIFNKYVLEACNLSDSIPHLTASNIRPNVKSVNDQQVSLILESEEVDSKTIQEQELNTPQTRSS; encoded by the exons ATGTTACGTGCTGCGGAAAAGAAAATTCTTTCTT GTTTGAGAACTGCATATCGAGGATGGTACGTGGATATAGGACCAGTTGTAGGAACATCGGATAAAATATGGACCATTTCCTTGAACGAGGAATCACCAAAGACGCCAATCGTTCTATTGCATGGTTTAGGAGCAGGGGTAGCACTTTGGTGTCTAAATCTTGATGCATTGGCTTCTCAGAGACCAGTGTATGCCATTGATATACTag GTTTTGGTAGAAGTAGTCGACCTACTTTTAGTAACGAAGCACAAGAAGCTGAAAGTCAGCTAGTTCGTTCTATAGAAGAATGGAGGAGGGAAATGCAGTTGGAAAAATTTGTATTGCTGGGTCATTCGATGGGTGGCTTTCTGGCAGCATCATATACTATGCAACATCCTGAAAGAATTAAACATCTTATTCTTGCCGACCCTTGGGGGTTTCCCGAAAGACCTGTAGAACGAATTTCGAGGGCTCCCATGTGGGTAAAAGTTATAGCGTATATCATCGAACCATTAAACCCATTATGGCCAGTTAGAGTAGCTGGTCCATTCG GACAATGGTTAATTGAAAAAACAAGGCCAGATATAGTAAAAAAGTTTACACCTGTACTAAAGGATGATACTGCTGTCGTTTCGCAATATTTGCATCAATGCAATGCACAAACACCATC TGGTGAGAGTGCGTTTCACGCAATGATGCAACACTTTGGCTGGGCCAAAAATCCAATTGTTAGAAGGATGGACAAGTTAAGTCCCGAAATTCCCATAACTCTTCTATATGGTAGCCGATCTTGGGTAGACAATTCGTCGTGGGAAACGCTTAAACAAGCTAGATCATCATCTTATATTAATGTTCAG GCAATAACAGGAGCAGGACATCATGTTTATGCCGATAAAAgtgaaatttttaataaatatgtaTTAGAAGCATGTAATCTAAGTGATTCGATACCCCATTTAACTGCGTCGAATATTCGTCCAAACGTTAAGTCTGTAAATGATCAACAGGTTTCACTCATTTTAGAAAGCGAAGAGGTTGACTCAAAGACCATACAGGAACAAGAATTAAACACGCCACAAACACGATCTAGTTGA